From Syntrophobacterales bacterium:
CCTGCTGGAGCCGGGGAAAACGCCGTGCGAGAATCTCCAGTTTCTGATTTTTCTGATGGCGGTACTGGCCGCGCTCGATCGTTACTCGCCCATCCTGCGCGCCACGGCCGCCCGCGCCGGCAATGATCACCGCCTGGGAGCGAATGAGGCGCCGCCGGCCATTATTTCGGTCTTTCTGGGAGATCAGATCACCGAAATTCTGACCGGCATCGAAAAGGGCGTTTTCCAGCCGGCCAAAGCCATAGGCGAACTGGATATGAATGTCGCTACCCTGCCAAAGTTTCCCAAGGATACGACGGATCGGAACCGCACCTCGCCGTTTGCCTTTACGGGGAATAAATTCGAATTCCGCATGGTTGCCTCCAGTCAGTCCGTATCCGGGCCCAATGTGGCCCTCAATACGATTGTGGCGACAACGCGCGTCCCTCCAATTGTATTAACATTAAGCTCCGCTTTTTAGAATGATTATGCCCTTTGGCCCCCCGGGAGGAAGCGGGGGTCCAAACTGTTTTAGCTGACCGCTCAAGAATAAAATGCAATGTTTCTCCCCCTGTGATATAGCCCCCATTCATAATTTTACAGGAATGACGAAAAACTCCGGCGCACTGCAGGAAGGGACAAAACCAGTCGGCAATGAAATTCCCGAAGATGCAACACATTAACCCCTGGATCTGGGTTCCGTCTCTTTACCTGGCGGAGGGGGTCCCCTACATCATGGCGATGACCGTTTCGGTTATCCTCTATAAAAGGCTGGGCGTCTCCAACACGGAGATTGCGCTGTACACCTCCTGGCTCTACCTGCCCTGGGTGATCAAACCGCTGTGGAGCCCGTTTGTCGATATGTTCCGCACAAAACGCTTCTGGATCGTGGCGATGCAGCTTATCGTCGGGGCGGCTTTCGCCGGCGTTGCCCTGACGATCCCGGCACCCGCCTTTTTCCGCTACACGCTGGCATTTTTCTGGATCATGGCCTTCAGCTCGGCGACGCACGATATCGCCGCCGACGGCTTTTATATGCTGGGGCTTGAGGAGCACCAGCAGGCCGCGTTTATCGGGGTGCGGACGATCTTCTACCGGATTGCGGTGATCGCCGCCAAGGGAATTCTCGTTGTTTTTGCCGGGAACCTGGAAACGCGGGGCTTCAGCGTGCAGACGGCGTGGTCGCTGACCTTTTTCCTGCTGGCGGCGCTGGTGCTGGCCCTCTTCATTTACCATGTTATTGTTCTTCCGTTTCCGGCTGCGGATCATCCCGTGCGGCGCGATCCGCAGAAGAGCTCGCTTGCGCTTTTCCTGCGGGGGTTCGTCCTTTTCTTCCGGCGGAAGGATATCGTGCCGATAATCGCCTTTTTTCTCTTTTATCGCTTTGCCGAGGCGCAGCTCGTCAAGATGGTTGCCCCTTTTCTGCTCGACGGACGGGCGAAGGGGGGGCTTGGCCTTTCGACGACGGAAGTCGGCATCGTTTATGGGACTGTCGGGGCGCTGGCGCTGATGGCGGGAGGGCTCCTCGGCGGCTGGGCGTCTTCGCGAAAGGGACTTAAATACTGGCTGTGGATAATGGTTTTTGCCATGCACCTGCCGGACGTCATTTTTATCTATCTTTCCGTCGCGCTGCCGCAGAATCTCTGGATAATAAACGCCGCAGTGGCGATCGAACAGTTCGGATACGGGTTTGGTTTTACGGCATATTCCCTCTACATGATCATGGCCTGCGAGGGTGAATACAAGACGGTGCACTATGCGATTGCAACGGGGATCATGGCCTTCGGGATGATGATCCCGGCTATGTCGAGCGGCTGGATTCAGGAACGCTTAGGCTACCCCGGGTTCTTTCTGTGGATACTGGTTTCGACTGTCCCCGGCTTTATCGTCGCCGCGCTCGTGAAGATCGATCCGGAGTTTGGTAGAAAAAAGGGGTAGGGCATGACGCCGACAACATGTTTTATTCTGGGGGCCGGGCTGGGTACGAGGTTGCGGCCCCTTACCGACAGCCTGCCGAAGCCGCTCCTCCCCGTAGGCGGACGTCCGCTCGTCAGCTATGCGCTGGATCACTGTCTGACCGTGGGTGCAGAGCGTTTTATCGTCAACACCCACTACCTCGCCGCCGCTTATGACGCTGCCTTTCCTGACCGACTCTGGCGGGGGAAACCGCTTATTTTTCGGCACGAGCCTATCCTGCTCGATACGGCCGGCGGACTCAAGAATATTGAAGACCTGCTTGCAAAGGGGGGAAGCCTGCTTGTTTATAACGGCGATATTCTTTCGGATCTGCCGCTTTCCCGGCTGCTTGCCGCCCACCGGGAAAAAGGGCGGGAAGTTACCCTGGCACTCAGAAGCCGGGGGGCGAACAGAAACGTTTCTCTCGATAATCACGATCGGATCTGCGACATTCGAAATATTCTCGGCAATCCTGGAGTGAGAAACTGTCTTTTTACCGGCATCTACATTGTGGAAAGAAGGTTTTTACGCCGTCTGACCAGTGGTAACGTGGAATCGATCATTTTGCCCTTGGTGGAAATGATAAGACAAAAACCGGGCGCGGTGGCCTCGGTTGTGATCGACGAGGGGATCTGGGAGGATGTCGGCAATCTGGAAGCATACCTTAGGCTTGCCCCCTTTGTGCCGCCGCTGAATTACGAAAAATGGCCGCCCGGTGCGAGTGAAGGCAAAAAGGCGGGGCAAAAACCGGGTGAAAACGCTGCTGCCGCGAAGCCGGTGGAAAAGGAAAAATGCAGTAATAATCCGGATGAAGAGGCGTTTGTCCGGACAACGCTGGGGATTCCTGCCGACACCCCCGTAGAGCTGTCAGCGGTCGGCAAGGGCGGGTCGGATCGCTGCTATTCCCGAGTCGCAGCGCCTGGTTTTCCGTCGGCGATTCTGATGCGCTACGGGGATATGTACGCGGAAAACGACGTTTATGTTGCCGCCGCCTCATTGCTTCGGGAAAGCGGCGTCAGTGTGCCGGCCATTTATAACCACGCTCCGGAACGGCGGCTGATTTTGATGGAGGATCTGGGCGATCGCGATCTCTATAGCCTGCGCGAAAAAACGTGGGGGAAGCGACGGGCAATTTATGAAAAGACGCTGGCGCTTGCCGCAAAAATGCACGCATTTTCCCCGGAGCAGATTGACAGGAAGCTCCATTTATCGCACTCGCTTCCCTTGATGCCGGCTTATGATGAAAAATTATACCGTTGGGAGAGAAACTACTTTCTGGAGAATATTGTTCAAAAAGTCTGCCGGATGGAGCTTGCCCCGCAGGAAAAAAATGACTTGGAAGCGGAGTTGGCCGGATTGGCTGCCGGACTTCTGCAAACACAGGCATCCTTGATCCATCGCGATTTTCAGTCGCAAAATGTAATGGTTAAGGAAGGAAAACCTGTACTTATCGATTTTCAGGGGATGCGGTTCGGAAGCCTGTTTTACGACCTCGGGTCGTTGATTTACGATCCTTACGTCCAGTTTCCGGAAGGTGCGCGCGCTTACCTGCTGCGTTTTTATTACGATCTTGCCGGCTCAACTTCTTCATGGGAAAAATTCCGCGCGCTTTTTTTTCAAGCCTCCGCGCAGCGACTGATGCAGGCCCTTGGCGCGTACGGCTTTCTCGGACTCACGCGCGGCAAACCCCATTTCCTGCAGCACATTCCCCGTGCCCTGCAAAACCTTGTCGAGGCATCCGGGGAATCGGGCATCCTGCCCCGCCTGAACGACCTTGCCCGGCGCTGCCAGGGCTGCAGATACCCATTTTCCTGATTGCAAGATATGGTTTAAGTGATATATACACCCCGCCAGTAAATTATTGTTACTGCTTAATGGAGACATTTGCGATGTCGGGGGGGAAAAAAGATATGGGCGAAATGGAGAAGAATGCGGCGCTGCTTAAGGAAATACAGGCAAGAATGGAGCGCAAGCTGAAGGATGGCGAGATAGAAATAGTTGAGTACTGGAAAGAACAGATCGACCGGGTTGCGGCAATGCAGCCGGAAGGCATCGCCGCCCTGCAGCAGCAGTTGAAAAAGATTTCCGAGATGATGGGCAATCGGGTGCGGACAATCAAGAAAGATCTGTCGCATTGAGGCAAGTCGTTGGAGTGTTGCTGGAAATAAGGCGGCACCCTCTTTTGGAGAGCAGATGGTGATGGTGCATGAAGGAAATAGCTGAATTTCTTTTTGAAACGAGCATGTTGAGGAAGACCCCCCGGAGCGGGTTTCAGTTCCTCGGCTCCGGTTCCGAGTCGGTTGCCGAGCATGTGTTGAGCACTCTTTATATTGGGTATGCATTGTGTAAAATGGATACCGAGGCCGACGAGTTGAAGGTCTTAAGACTATGCCTGATGCACGATCTGCCCGAGGCGCGCACCGGCGACATGAATTACGTGAATAAAAAGTATGTGCAGGTTGATGAGAAAAAGGCGGTAAAAGAGCTGGCGGCCCCGCTTTTTTTCGGCGGGGAGATTGAAGGCGCCCTTGATGAATTCAACGAGCGCCAAACGAGAGAGGCGCTCCTGGCCCGGGATGCCGATCAACTGGCGTTGATCCTCCACTTGAAGGAATGCGGCGATCTGGGAAACAAATACAGCAAGGAGTGGATGCGTTTTGCCCGGGAGCGTCTGGTGACGGAAACGGCGCGCCGACTTGCCGTGAGCATTCTCGAAACGGATTACTCGGCCTGGTGGTCGAAGGAAAATGACGACTGGTGGGTCAACGGCAATAACGGGGCAGGCAGTAAATTCAAGAAGCAGGGATAATTTTAGAGGGGTTGTCAACTAAACCCCTAATAATTAAGGAGCAATATGTCCACCAAAAAGCAAATCCGCAGCGCCGGGGTTAAATCGAAAAAAACGAAAAAGAACAAAAGAACGCTGATCTTATCGGTGATTGTCGTAGTTGCGGTAGTTTTTCTGGCCGTTTTTTTTATCACGCTTTTTGACTATATCTATCCGCCCGCGACCGGCAAGCATATCGCCGAGTCGAAAAAAGAGAAGATAGAGGCGATCCTGTACTTTTCCGATGCCAATGAACGCTACCTGCTTCCGGAAAAAAGATTTCTGGTCAAGGAGACGGCCCCGGAGAGTCAGGCGGTTGAGATGGTAAATGCCTTGATCGCCGGCTCAAAAACGGGGCTTGTCAATACGTTTCCCCAGAATGCCGAACTTCTAAGCGTGAAAAAAGAGGGAAGCGACCTGCTGCTTGTCGATTTTCGGGAGAGCCTGATTAAAAACCATCCCGGGGGAAGCGCCGCGGAGATGGCTACCGTCTATTCCTTGACGAATACCCTGACTGCCAACCTGCCGGAGATAAAGAGGGTGAAAATTCTGATCGAAGGCAAGAGCCGGGAGTCGCTGAAGGGGCATATCGGGCTTGACCAGCCTTTTTATCCCAACCAGGAACTGATCAGGGTTCCTCAGCCTCAATAGTTAATAAATATTTTCTGGTGCAGTTATGGCAGCAAAATCAAAACTTTCGCGGACGAGGAATATCGGGATAGCCGCCCACATCGACGCCGGCAAGACGACGGTGACCGAGAGGATACTTTTCTATACGGGGAAGTCCTATAAAATGGGGGAAGTTCACGACGGCGAGGCGGTTATGGACTGGATGCCCCAGGAGCAGGAACGGGGCATCACGATAACCTCGGCGGTGACAACCTGCCAATGGGAGAACCATGCGATCCATCTGATCGACACCCCCGGCCATGTGGATTTCACGATTGAGGTGGAGCGGAGTCTCCGGGTGCTCGACGGGGCCGTCGTCGTTTTCTGCGCCGTGGACGGCGTGGAGCCGCAGTCGGAGACTGTCTGGCGGCAGGCCGACCGCTACGGGGTTCCCAAGGTTGCGTTCATCAATAAAATGGACAGGATCGGGGCCGATTTTCAGGGGACGATCGGGCAGATGAAGGAGCGCTTCAACTCGCTGCCTTTGCCTGTCCAGATGCCCCTGGGGGCAGAAGAGTCATTCCGGGGCGTTGTTGATCTGATCCGCATGCAGGCGCTTAAATGGGACGATGCTACGAAGGGTTTGGAGTATCAGTACGAGGATATTCCCGAGGAGGCAATGCCGCAGGCGCAGGAGCAACGGGAAAAAATGATTTCGCTCCTTGCCGATGTTGACGACGGGATTGCGGAAAAATATTTGGAAGGGGTGGAAATAAGCGGCGCCGAGATCAACGAGGCGTTGCGGAAGGCGACGATTTCCCTGAAGATTGTTCCGGTTCTGTGCGGCTCCGCCCTCAAAAACAAAGGGGTGCAGCCGCTTTTGGATGCCGTTGTTTTTTATCTGCCTTCGCCGGAGGATATCCCCCCGGTGCGGGGGATAAACCCTTTGACCAAGCAGGAAGAAATCAGGATCAGCAGTGATAAGGAGCCGCTGGCGGCGCTGGCCTTCAAAATAATGCAGGATGAAGGCCGCAAGCTTACCTATCTGCGCATCTATTCCGGACGGATAAACGCCGGGGACGAGCTGTTCAATGCCAGCCGGGGCAAGAAGGAGAAGATCTCGCGCATCCTGAAGATGCATGCCAACAAGAGGGAGCGGCTGGAGCAGGCCGGGGCCGGGGACATCATTGCCGTCATGGGACTCAAGGAGATAACGACCGGCGATACGATCTGCAGCGAGGAGCACCCGATCCTTTTGGAGCTGATCGACTTTTATGAACCGGTCATCAGTCTGGCGATCGAGGCGAAGACCCCGGCTGACCAGGAAAAGCTTGTTGTTGCCCTGGGGAAGCTGATGGAGGAGGATCCCACGCTGCGGGTAAAAGACGATGACGAGACGGCGCAGACGGTGCTTTCCGGAATGGGAGAACTGCATCTCGAGATAATAACCGACCGCCTGCTGCGCGAGTTCAATACCCGCATCAATGTCGGCAAGCCGCGGGTTGTCCACCGCGAAACCATTCAAAAACAGGTGGAGTGCGAGGGGGTTTTCGAGCGGGAATTGGCGGACAAGAGGCATTTCGGCAGCGTCAGGCTTCTGCTGGAACCGGGCAAAAGGGGGAGCGGTGCAGAGATAATCCGCAAACTCGATGATCAAGCGCCCCTGTTTACCGAAGAAATGCTCCTGGCCATGGAAGAAGGGATAAAAGAGGGGCTGCAGAGCGGCGTTCTGGCCGGTTATCCGGTCATTGACATCCGGATTGCGATTGCAGGCGGTGTGATTCGGGAAGGCGAAACCACCCCGCTGGGTTGCCGAATTGCCGCGGCAACCGCCTTCCGGGATGGTTGTCAACTGGCCGAACCTGTTTTGCTTGATCCCATCATGCGGGTTGATATCATTACACCTCCGGAGTTTATGGGCGAGGTTATCGGGGATATCAACGCCCGGCGGGGGGAAATTCAGGAGATTTCCCCCAAAGGGACAATCAGCGAGATAAGGGCCAAGGTTCCGCTCAAGGCAATGTTTGGCTATTCCACCGACCTGCGCTCTGCGACGCAGGGCCGGGCGATGTTTACCATGCAGTTTCTGGCTTATGACAAAATTGGCTAATCTGCCGCCCCCGGCGGCGCTTCAACTCGACAAAGACAAGCTGCTGCAGAGCATCTTTCGGCTGAGCACGTTTCTGGCGGCGCCTTCCAAGGTCGATCAGATACTGGAGAAGATACTCGATGAGGTTGTCGAAAGCATCGGCTTTGACCGGGGCATCATCCGTCTTTTTGACGCCTCGCGCCAGAATCTGGAAGCCAGAGCAATCAACAATTACAGCCGCGAAGAGCTGCGCAAGATCGTTTCAATCATCAATATCTATGAACACGATTGCATTGTCACCAAGGTGGCAAAAACGGGCCAGCCGATCGCGGTCGAGGTGACCGCGACTGATCCCCGTATGACGGAAATGGACCGGATGCTTACAAAAATATACGATCGTGGTTCATACTTCTGTGCCCCGCTAAAGATAGGGGAGGAGGTGATCGGCATCATCGCCGCCTGGTTTAACGAGGAGACCAAATTCTGCCCGGAGGAAATCAACCTTTTTGTAACCTATGCCAACATTCTGAGCATGATGATCCACAATATCAGGCTTTTTGAAGACAATCTGGAAAAAATCAGGATGCTTACCGTCCTGCAGGATTCTGTCTCCCGCATGAACGCCAGCTACATCCTCAATAACCATATCCTGGAAATTCTTGCCGAGGGGGCGATGCGGATAGCGGGCGCGCAAAAGGTATTTGTCTATATTCTCGATCTTGAAAAGAACCGTTGTCTGGTCAATGACGGGGGCAAGGTTTTGATCGACGACCAGATGTCCTATAAGGAGGAAATAGCCCATACCATTATAAAGACGGCGATCGATGACAACGCTTTCGTTTTGCGGCGGAATAACTCGCAAGGAGCGGCCACTCGTCCTTTTTTTGCCGATTATCCCTCGGAGCTTGCCATTCCGCTGAAGATTGGGGAGAAATTCCAGGGCGCGCTTTATCTGGCCAAAAAAACAGGGGACTATGCGCCGGAGAAGATTCATATTCTGGACATTCTTGTCAACAACGCCTCCAATTCCTACGAAAATGCGATTATGCATTCGCTTTTGTCGATCGAAGCGAACTCCCTGAAAACCGAGGTGAAAAAACTCAAGGAACGGGAGAATATCCTGCTGGGTTTTCATAACATCATCGGCAAATCGGAAAAGATGCTGGAGCTCTTTCACATAATCAAGGAAGTGGCCGGGCACGATACCAACATTCTTATCCAGGGCGAAAGCGGTACAGGCAAAGAGCTGATTGCGCGGGCGATTCATCGCCAGAGTAACCGGGTTGCCAAACCGTTTGTCGATGTCAATTGCGCGGCGATTCCCGCGGCGCTTTTAGAAAGCGAGATATTTGGTTATGAGGCAGGGGCCTTTACCGATGCGAGAAAACGGAAGATCGGCCTTATCGAATACGCCAATGGCGGCACGATGCTGCTCGACGAAATAGGCGATATGGATATCCGTATTCAGGCAAAATTTCTACGGATGCTGGAAGACAGGCATATCCGCCGTCTGGGCGGCAATGAAAGCATTCCGATCGATGTGCGGTTCGTCTTTTCCACGAACCGGGATCTGAACCGCATGGTCGCAGAAGGCTCTTTCCGGGAGGATCTCTATTACAGGATCAGCGTGGTCCCGATCCAGATTCCACCTCTTCGGGAGAGAAAAGAGGACCTGCTGCTGCTGGCCCGCTATTATGTGGAAGAGTTCAATGATAAATTCAAAAAGACGGTAAAGGGTTTTACGGAAGAGGCGGAACGGATTATTATCCTTTATCCCTGGCCGGGGAATGTTCGTGAACTGAGGAACATAATCGAGCGGATTATGATACTCCACAGTGGAGGAGATTTGATCGCGTGTGAAAAGCTGCCGGCGGAGATGCGAAAAACGGCGAACAAGGAAGAACTGAATTTGCGCATCGACGACATGTTCCCCGATTTGTCAACCGCGGAGGTCGATTTTATTGGGACAGTTGACCGGGTTACCAAGGAGACGAAGAAAAGGATCATCGCCGGCGCCGTTGCGTTAAGCGGCGGCAACAGGAGCCGCGCGGCAAAGCGGCTGGGCATTTCCCGCTACAAGCTGATCCGGGAAGAAAAAAAGCTAAGGGCCTGACCACAAATAACCTGAACATCTTGCATCTCATCTTTGGGCCATCTTTGGCAGTCTCCTTGGTAAAGAAAATCAGCACGGAGCTGACCACTGCCCAGGCCAGCATCAGGGAGAAACCGAGGCGGAAGGCGTCAAATCCGTAAACCTTGATTCCGTCAACCAGCTTGCCCTGCCAGGTCCAATCGAGAATCATCCCCACCGCCGGTTGTAAAATCATCGGTCCGGTCATTGTTCCCATATTTACGAGACCGGAAGCTGTTCCCCCCAGCCGCAGGGGGACGGACTCCTTGATAAAGGCAAACCCGACAACCATGCTCCCCGAGGCGAGCCCGGCCAGCAGCAGCAAGCCAATCAGCAGGGGAACCGGCAGGGCGGGAACTAAAATGACCAGTCCCCAGGCGCCGGTAAGAGTCAGCAAGCCTGCTATATAAAGGGGTTTGCGCCTGCCGATCCTGTCGGAAAGCCCGCCGGCCAATGGCCCGCCCAGCGCCCAGGCAATCAGTACGGACGAGTTGAGCGCTGCCGCCCCGGTTGCGGTGAAATGGTAATGGGTAACCAGAAAGGGCAACCCCAAAGTCCGGAAAAGGTCAGAATCGGGCCGACCACCCCACCCGGAATCAGACAAAGCAGCCAGGTATTCCGAGAGCGGAAAATTTCCCGGAGGTCTTCTTTAACAGAGCTCTTCCGAGCCTCTTCCGCTGCCGGGTGGGCGTAACTTGTGAACCCTTTTAACGCGGGATCATCGCGGACCAGAAGCCAGATCGCCAGACTCGTCCCCAGTGTGAAGAGGGCGGAGGCCACTATTATTTGGCGCCAGCCAGCCAGATCAGCCAGCACCCGGAGCGGCGCCCCCGCAGAGACGGCCCCGATAATGCCGCAAAAAAGCGCCATTCCTGTGGCCAGGGCAAACTGACGCGGGGCAAACCAGTGGGCAGCCAGCTTCAGCATTCCGACAAAGGCAACGGCAACCGAGCCGCCGATCAGCAGTCTGCCTATGCCAGCCCAAAAGAGTGTCGGCGCCAGCCCGAAAAACAGTGTGCCTATGCCGGCGACTAGCGCTCCTGCGGCAAGCAGACGGCGCGGGCCGAGGCGGTCAGCCAGGATGCCGGTAGGAACCTGCATGAAGACATAACTATAAAAGTAAAAGGCGGAGAGATTTCCGAGACCGGTGGCGCCGATGGCAAAATCATGCATTAGTTCCGTTGTTATTACGGCTGGCGCGACCCTCTGAAAAAAGCCTATCAGATATAAAACCGCCCCCAGTCCCCACATAAACCAGGCAAGGCGCGGCGGTGGATAATTGTCTTTATTAATCTCTGCCATTTTCAGGGATTCCTTTAAAATAAGTGCCAATTTAGCACACTATGTGCCATTTCAGCGCAAGAATTATCGCGATTAGCGCTGTTACCGCGGGCTTGATCGGCTTGTCACACAGCAAGCCGTGTCTTTCAATACAGCAAAAGAGCGCTTTTCTGCAAAGCCGATGAGCCATTACCATATTTTTTATCAAGAGGCGAGACTGATAATAATCTGAATATATGGGGACTTGTTTAACAGAGGAAAAAATTGCAGGAAAACCTGCGGCTCAGGAATATTTTCAACTATTGTCAGCAGTGCTAAGATTTAAAGAATAGATGCAATTCTGGCATTTCTATTGCTTGATGGATTGGCGAATTTGCTACGGACTGATTGTTTGGCGAGTTTTTTAGTTTATGTTGGCAACCCGTAAGAGCGGAAGTTTTATGCACAAAGAGCCGGAAGACGGAAATTCGCATAAATATGAGGGCAATAGCTCTGAAATGGCAAAAAAAGAGGAGTTTGAATTCTTTGTAGCCAGTGATGAGCAAACCGGGGCAGACAAGCCGGCGGTGAATAGTATTTTTCCTGAAAACTGAAGGACGGGAAGCAATTCCCCCTTTCGGTGCCACGGTGGCGGATGGTTTTTAGGCTCCCTCCTTTTCCATCCGCCACTTTTTTACACCCTGCGTTTCTGAATCAGTGTAACGAGAAATAGGCTGCAAAACCAGTAAGTATTTACGTTTCATTGCATTTTCCCTTGACTTTACCATCGTTACATTAAGCGCGGGAGCACAGTTTGCAAAGGCAATGAGGATGTCTTGGGCGAGCCGCAGGGAATTATGGAAAAATAAAAAGCCAGGCT
This genomic window contains:
- a CDS encoding AmpG family muropeptide MFS transporter, with the translated sequence MKFPKMQHINPWIWVPSLYLAEGVPYIMAMTVSVILYKRLGVSNTEIALYTSWLYLPWVIKPLWSPFVDMFRTKRFWIVAMQLIVGAAFAGVALTIPAPAFFRYTLAFFWIMAFSSATHDIAADGFYMLGLEEHQQAAFIGVRTIFYRIAVIAAKGILVVFAGNLETRGFSVQTAWSLTFFLLAALVLALFIYHVIVLPFPAADHPVRRDPQKSSLALFLRGFVLFFRRKDIVPIIAFFLFYRFAEAQLVKMVAPFLLDGRAKGGLGLSTTEVGIVYGTVGALALMAGGLLGGWASSRKGLKYWLWIMVFAMHLPDVIFIYLSVALPQNLWIINAAVAIEQFGYGFGFTAYSLYMIMACEGEYKTVHYAIATGIMAFGMMIPAMSSGWIQERLGYPGFFLWILVSTVPGFIVAALVKIDPEFGRKKG
- a CDS encoding phosphotransferase, whose product is MTPTTCFILGAGLGTRLRPLTDSLPKPLLPVGGRPLVSYALDHCLTVGAERFIVNTHYLAAAYDAAFPDRLWRGKPLIFRHEPILLDTAGGLKNIEDLLAKGGSLLVYNGDILSDLPLSRLLAAHREKGREVTLALRSRGANRNVSLDNHDRICDIRNILGNPGVRNCLFTGIYIVERRFLRRLTSGNVESIILPLVEMIRQKPGAVASVVIDEGIWEDVGNLEAYLRLAPFVPPLNYEKWPPGASEGKKAGQKPGENAAAAKPVEKEKCSNNPDEEAFVRTTLGIPADTPVELSAVGKGGSDRCYSRVAAPGFPSAILMRYGDMYAENDVYVAAASLLRESGVSVPAIYNHAPERRLILMEDLGDRDLYSLREKTWGKRRAIYEKTLALAAKMHAFSPEQIDRKLHLSHSLPLMPAYDEKLYRWERNYFLENIVQKVCRMELAPQEKNDLEAELAGLAAGLLQTQASLIHRDFQSQNVMVKEGKPVLIDFQGMRFGSLFYDLGSLIYDPYVQFPEGARAYLLRFYYDLAGSTSSWEKFRALFFQASAQRLMQALGAYGFLGLTRGKPHFLQHIPRALQNLVEASGESGILPRLNDLARRCQGCRYPFS
- a CDS encoding HD domain-containing protein; amino-acid sequence: MKEIAEFLFETSMLRKTPRSGFQFLGSGSESVAEHVLSTLYIGYALCKMDTEADELKVLRLCLMHDLPEARTGDMNYVNKKYVQVDEKKAVKELAAPLFFGGEIEGALDEFNERQTREALLARDADQLALILHLKECGDLGNKYSKEWMRFARERLVTETARRLAVSILETDYSAWWSKENDDWWVNGNNGAGSKFKKQG
- a CDS encoding GerMN domain-containing protein; this translates as MSTKKQIRSAGVKSKKTKKNKRTLILSVIVVVAVVFLAVFFITLFDYIYPPATGKHIAESKKEKIEAILYFSDANERYLLPEKRFLVKETAPESQAVEMVNALIAGSKTGLVNTFPQNAELLSVKKEGSDLLLVDFRESLIKNHPGGSAAEMATVYSLTNTLTANLPEIKRVKILIEGKSRESLKGHIGLDQPFYPNQELIRVPQPQ
- the fusA gene encoding elongation factor G; translation: MAAKSKLSRTRNIGIAAHIDAGKTTVTERILFYTGKSYKMGEVHDGEAVMDWMPQEQERGITITSAVTTCQWENHAIHLIDTPGHVDFTIEVERSLRVLDGAVVVFCAVDGVEPQSETVWRQADRYGVPKVAFINKMDRIGADFQGTIGQMKERFNSLPLPVQMPLGAEESFRGVVDLIRMQALKWDDATKGLEYQYEDIPEEAMPQAQEQREKMISLLADVDDGIAEKYLEGVEISGAEINEALRKATISLKIVPVLCGSALKNKGVQPLLDAVVFYLPSPEDIPPVRGINPLTKQEEIRISSDKEPLAALAFKIMQDEGRKLTYLRIYSGRINAGDELFNASRGKKEKISRILKMHANKRERLEQAGAGDIIAVMGLKEITTGDTICSEEHPILLELIDFYEPVISLAIEAKTPADQEKLVVALGKLMEEDPTLRVKDDDETAQTVLSGMGELHLEIITDRLLREFNTRINVGKPRVVHRETIQKQVECEGVFERELADKRHFGSVRLLLEPGKRGSGAEIIRKLDDQAPLFTEEMLLAMEEGIKEGLQSGVLAGYPVIDIRIAIAGGVIREGETTPLGCRIAAATAFRDGCQLAEPVLLDPIMRVDIITPPEFMGEVIGDINARRGEIQEISPKGTISEIRAKVPLKAMFGYSTDLRSATQGRAMFTMQFLAYDKIG
- a CDS encoding sigma 54-interacting transcriptional regulator, with amino-acid sequence MTKLANLPPPAALQLDKDKLLQSIFRLSTFLAAPSKVDQILEKILDEVVESIGFDRGIIRLFDASRQNLEARAINNYSREELRKIVSIINIYEHDCIVTKVAKTGQPIAVEVTATDPRMTEMDRMLTKIYDRGSYFCAPLKIGEEVIGIIAAWFNEETKFCPEEINLFVTYANILSMMIHNIRLFEDNLEKIRMLTVLQDSVSRMNASYILNNHILEILAEGAMRIAGAQKVFVYILDLEKNRCLVNDGGKVLIDDQMSYKEEIAHTIIKTAIDDNAFVLRRNNSQGAATRPFFADYPSELAIPLKIGEKFQGALYLAKKTGDYAPEKIHILDILVNNASNSYENAIMHSLLSIEANSLKTEVKKLKERENILLGFHNIIGKSEKMLELFHIIKEVAGHDTNILIQGESGTGKELIARAIHRQSNRVAKPFVDVNCAAIPAALLESEIFGYEAGAFTDARKRKIGLIEYANGGTMLLDEIGDMDIRIQAKFLRMLEDRHIRRLGGNESIPIDVRFVFSTNRDLNRMVAEGSFREDLYYRISVVPIQIPPLRERKEDLLLLARYYVEEFNDKFKKTVKGFTEEAERIIILYPWPGNVRELRNIIERIMILHSGGDLIACEKLPAEMRKTANKEELNLRIDDMFPDLSTAEVDFIGTVDRVTKETKKRIIAGAVALSGGNRSRAAKRLGISRYKLIREEKKLRA
- a CDS encoding MFS transporter, with the translated sequence MPFLVTHYHFTATGAAALNSSVLIAWALGGPLAGGLSDRIGRRKPLYIAGLLTLTGAWGLVILVPALPVPLLIGLLLLAGLASGSMVVGFAFIKESVPLRLGGTASGLVNMGTMTGPMILQPAVGMILDWTWQGKLVDGIKVYGFDAFRLGFSLMLAWAVVSSVLIFFTKETAKDGPKMRCKMFRLFVVRPLAFFLPGSACSGKCPAALPRGSCCRRLTQRRRR
- a CDS encoding MFS transporter, giving the protein MAEINKDNYPPPRLAWFMWGLGAVLYLIGFFQRVAPAVITTELMHDFAIGATGLGNLSAFYFYSYVFMQVPTGILADRLGPRRLLAAGALVAGIGTLFFGLAPTLFWAGIGRLLIGGSVAVAFVGMLKLAAHWFAPRQFALATGMALFCGIIGAVSAGAPLRVLADLAGWRQIIVASALFTLGTSLAIWLLVRDDPALKGFTSYAHPAAEEARKSSVKEDLREIFRSRNTWLLCLIPGGVVGPILTFSGLWGCPFWLPITISPQPGRQRSTRPY